Genomic DNA from Oncorhynchus mykiss isolate Arlee chromosome 2, USDA_OmykA_1.1, whole genome shotgun sequence:
atctcctcattggtttttaggagcatatacccacattTTTCATTTTATCTAGCTAAGCTTGCCCCATGTCATTGTTAACTAGCTAGGGTATCGGGACCCTGTTCCAGTCTTCTTTTCATGGTTTAGTTGAAAATAGTGTTTCAACTGTTTTTGGATAGTTGACTATTGATATCATCATTCCCGTGTTGTTTACTGTGTTTCCCGGAATCGGAAGTTCATCtatcaattaaaaaaaacatcaaatcTGTGCTATAACCTTTGTTTCCTTTTGGCAGTGAGACATTTGAAGAACCACCAATAAGCCTAATGCTACAGCGGCAACATTAGCAGATATTACAGTAAGTAGCTACTACAGAATCTCTGCCTGTCCTGTGTGTATCTAAATAAACTGCTTTAAATTGTTCAGTGTATTGGTTGATTTTAATTTGACAACTGTGATGCTAGTAGTTCACATTAACATCCTTTTGTGTCAACCCACCCCCCCCCAAAGTACTTCCTAAGGATGGCTAGCTGCGGTGAGGTTGACCACTCTGTGAGCTCGCTCCCATCCAGTAAGAAGGGGAGTGGTGACTCTGCCTGCTCTGGTTCCAGTGGCTCATCACCTGCCCTGCCTGTCCCAGAGTGTGCCATCTGCCTGCAGAGCTGTGTCCACCCTGTCCAGCTACCCTGCCGCCACGTCTTCTGTTTCCTATGTGTGAAAGGGGCGTCCTGGCAGAGCAAGCGCTGTGCTCTCTGTAGACAGGAGGTTCCCGAGGACTTCCTGGAGCACCCCACTCTGCTGTCCCCCGAAGAGCTTAAGACCGGAGGGCGGGCCGCCGCAGGGGACAACGCCTGGTACTATGAGGGGAGAAACGGCTGGTGGCAGTATGACGAGAGGACCAGCCGTGAGCTGGAGGACGCTTTCTCCAAGGGCAAGAAGACAGCTGAGATGCTGATAGCCGGGTTCCTGTACGTGGCCGACCTGGAGAACATGGTGCAGTACCGGCGCAATGAGCACGGCCGCCGCCGCAAGATAAAACGGGACGTTGTGGACATCCCCAAGAAAGGGGTGGCTGGCCTCCGTCTGGACACCGAGGGTGGCACGCAGGGGTCCGCTGCGGCAGGGAGAGGGAACTCTGCAGACGGGGCTGATACTTCAGCAGCCTCAGTGCAGCAGGCTGCAGCATCTCCAGCTACCTCCACAGTTCTGTCTGCTCCTGCCAGGCCTCCCACCTCTCTGGGGGGCCAGCCTGGCAGCCCCACCAGCCCCTCCCTGGAAGACACCCTGGCCCTGCTCCACATCAGCCCCACAGATGCGCCAGAGAGGGCTGAAGtcggggagggagaggagggggaagaggaggccACCGCCACACCCTCCATGTCATCTGGTCCTAACACCTCTGTGGATGGGTCTGGGGACTGGAGCGATGACGACGAGGGGGATGGGGAGGCAGTGGAGCCCCGGGAGCAGAGACTGCATTTGGGGGAGAGCCCAGAGGACAGGTCCCCCCCTGGGGCTGAGGCCTCCAGCAGCAGTGTGAGGTCGCGAAGGCCTGACGGCCAGTGTACTGAAGTGTGAGCTCAACTCATCATGAACCTCTGCACTGTAGCTAACATTCTCAGCTAACATAGGACTCTGAAACAGATTAAAACCAACCCCTGCAAACAACTGTCTCAAGGCAAGGAGACACTCCCATTATATTAGACTTTTAAAGATGAAAATTACCCCCTGAAAATTAGTTATAGTCAAAATTTACTGGTGGGCCTTAGGAGCAGTCTTTCCCCATACAACTTGTTAGTTGAGCTTTGAATTGTTGTTTCGTGTAAGTTGTTGGGATGTTTGAACGTCTTCATGCCTGCAGACAGTATGTGATGCAGCCGTGTTGAAAGATGGAGACTTATTATTTTCAGAGACATGCATTTAACTGAATCAGGTAGCAGCCTCTTATCAGCTAAACAACAGTTGTTTTGATCAGATCAGTGGTAGttttcctctctctgcagcagcTTTGTGTGTTGAGTTCTAGGCTGCTCCAAAGTGATTAACACCATGCTCCATGACCTCTGATCAAAAAGGTTAGTAGACAACATTTTCATTTGTGTTTCAAAAGCGAAGCATGTTCATAGTGTTCAGTTGCTGATTATTCATCTGAAATGCTAGTCTGTTTCATAATATGTGCATGTGTTTTAAGCGAGGGGTTGGATTCTTAAACACTACTGGTGAAGAGGACTGATGTTCTGGATTTTAGTTTAACAGTTTTTTctttgttttcctatggttgtaAATTCTATTGTGTGATTACTAAGACAGTAAGAGAAGAGACATGGTTGCTAGGTGGCTTGCTGGCTGTCTCCTGCAAAACATTTGAAGTTTTAAATGTTATTGTTTTTATATTTCTTACCAGCTGACTGTCATTGTCATCTGTTGAGCTCAATTTTACTATCATTATAATAACCTTTACTTTCTGTAACGATTTTTGGTTTGTAATCTTTTACATGGTATGTGATTTTAAATAAAATGTGTGTATTCATCAACTCAATGTTGATTGGAAGTATTGTTTTTGTTTGAAAGCAAAAGGCGAGCTGATCACATGCCAACACAACTAGCGACGTCATGCATCAAATCTGGTCACAATGTATTTTTGTACCCTGATATTTCTCATGTGACAACTCTACACTATATAAACAACTATGTGGACATCCCTTAAAATGTGTGGATTTCAGACACaacagttgctgacaggtgtataaaatcgggcACACAGCCATGCGTTCTCCATAGAcgaacattgtcagtagaatcgccttactgaacagctcagtgacttaacgtggcactgtcataggatgccacctttccaacaagtcagttgatCAAATatctaccctgctagagctgcccaggtcaactataggtgctgttattgtgaagtggaaacgtataggagcaacagcggctcagccacgaagtggtaggccacacaagctcacggaACGGGACCACTGAAGTGTGTAAAAATCCTCTGTCctaggttgcaacactcactactgagttccaagctgcctctggaagcaatgtcagcgcaataactgttagttgggagcttcattaaatgggtttccatggctgagcagcggCACACAAGCCTTCGATCAGTTTGGGGAagaccatttcctgtttcagcatgacaatacccccgtgcacaaggcgaagtccatacagaaatggtttgtcgatcagtgtggaataacttgactggcctgcacagagccctgacctcaacaccatcaaacacctttgggaggaattggaatgctgactgcgagccagggctattcgcccaacctcactaatgctcttgtggctgaatggaagcaagtcccgcagcaatgttccaacatctagtgaaacccttcccagaagagaggaggctgttatagcagcaaaggggggaccaattccatattaatgtcgatgatttttgaatgagatgtttgacgagcaggtgtccacatacttttggtcatgtagtgtacctcaCCACTTGCTAATACCATGCACCCGCTGCTCCTGCCCTGTACAGGTCCACTTGGTGCAGTGTAGTGTACCTACTTCAACAGACAGGTTCCAACCCTCTCTGAATTCATCTCACACCCTGGTTTGATATTCTGATCACTGTATCTGTAAGCAACACCAAAGCCTAGTGTTTGTCCAGGAAACACATGACCGTTGTAAAGGGACGGCAGAGGAAGACAAAAGGCCAGGCGGgctgcatccaaaatggctccctatttagtgcactacctttgaccagggcccactatgtagggaatagggtgccatttgggatgtaccccTGGTGGTGTGTTATCCAGAGACCTGCCAGCCAGGTTCACACCATAGTGAAGCTTGATCTATCAGGGAGGGGAAAAGGAGCGACTGACTCTAGCCTAGATCTATGCAGCAGGACAAACACAGAACGTTTCATTGTTAGATTATTCAGAATTCACATGAATCTCCTACCCTGGTTGAAAAAGAACACACCATCGGCATTGTACATTTATTGGAACAGCAGGACAGATGGAGAATTCTTCCTCTGGCCTGCAAATAGTTATCAGAGACGGATAAAGTAGTGGGGCATCTACTGTAGTTGGTAGAGAGTTGTGTGGTATTGAGGTCCCTTGATGAATTTATAGATAGGTCTGTATGACCTAGTCTATTAACTGGAGAAAGAGAACTCCCAACTGTAGTGGGCTGGATAGAGAATCCTCTTCTTGTTATTCTcactatctctgtgtgtgtgctattGTTCGGCTCAGTCTTGGGGGTGTGGTTGGAAATTGCAGCAGTAAGACCACTATGTTTGTTtctaatgttttatacaaaaacctTGTTGGGTTCAATCCAAATCTAACAGATGATTTGATCTTCCGATCTTTGAAAACGTTGTGACACATTTTGGTGTTCCACAAAGTACAATACAAGCAAGATCAACAGGGATTTTATTCACAACAGCAATAGAAAGTATTTAGCTTGAAATACAAGTAATTTTACTTTGATTTGTCATTATAAAATGTACTGTATCTTATACGAGTTATATTTGTATCTATAAATTGCAGTTATCTGCCAAATAACATTTTACTtttaaaaataaacacattttgatacCTGAATGTAGCAAAGATATACAGTATTTTTGGCTTCACTTACTCCAGTCCACAGCCACATGCATAAATGCATAGTTTTGTTCAGAATATAAATAGCAGTTACTGTAGAAAATATTCCATATTATATTTCAGTGTAGCTTGTTGAAATAGCTTAAAGATATCCCTTGAAGTTTAGTAATGCTCTTGCACCGCAGGCCAGTTGAGGACGAACAGATGAAAACAATGTCTTTGTCCTTCATTTGTGTCCAAGCTGATTCTCAAGGGTCTCCATCCTTTCTGACACAACCTCAAGTATTTACACATTAAGGAAGTTATTATTTTAAACTAAACACATTTTTAAAGATACTctgtgcatcctaaatggcagcctatttcctttatagtgaactacgtttgaccagggctgATAGGCCTCtagtcaaaagtagcacactatacAGGTaaaagggtaccatttggaaaGCATTCAATGTCATGGCAATATTAAAGATCTTATCTAAAGTATGTACACCACCACAGGGCTGTAAAGGATATTATTCTGGGTCAGTCTCCTAAGCTGTTCGTTGACCTGCCTCTGGAAGAGCATCACGTTCTCACACTTACACATATCTTGAGGGGAGGGTTTCTCtgttcacagacagacacagtatgGATTGTCTTTTAGGAATAGACTGACACAGATCAAGTGCAATACAATTATTCATTCCCAGAGCCTcacaatatactgtacaatgatAGGCCTCCAATGGTATGGTTTCTGTTGTACTTCATAAAAACACCTGCAGGTGGCAGAGATGTACAGCATTTTCCCCCTGAACATAAAGTCCTTACCCGCTCTTCAATAAATATTTCCTGAAATGCAGTGCATGAGAGAAAATCGATCTAAcacacattataaactgggtggtacgagccctgaatactgattggctgacagtcgtgtgataatagcaataaggcacctcgggggtttatGGTTTTTTGCCAATATACCCCAGCCTAGGGCTGTAcacaggcactctgcgttgcccCGTGCAAaataacagcccttagccgtggtatattagccatgtaccacacccccccagaccttattgcttaagtataaaTCATGATATGGAAGTCTAAGCACCACCTTCATAAACAATCTGATTAGTTTTAAGACTTTAGATGGGTTTTGGGGCATTTTTGAttcagtatttgtatttatagAATTCAAATTTTATTCAAGATGAGAGGATTTGTGCACTGTGCAGGAAAGTGTGAGAAATAATGAATAATGTGTAGCTGTGATGGATCTTTAATAAGAAAGTTATTTTAGAGTGTGTTTTATTTATTGGGTACCTTTACACATCCGTGACTTCAATTTGTCTGTAATTTCTCCCATGTTGCTAAAATCTTCAGCATAGTACAAATGCTTATCATCTGGCTCGGAAGCAATTTCCCTGAGCTCCTCTTCGATGGCTTTACCAACACCAAGTGCATATATCGTGATACCTGGGGACAGTGAAGCAGGTCAAAGGTCAGAAGGAAGTGGATGAATGACTCCTTTAAGAGAATATGGAACTCTATTAAAGGCTCTTTAAATGGCTCTGCAATCAGATCAAGTTAAGCAAACACAACGTAAAGAAACCGTACCAGCATCCTTTGCCTTAGAGGCCCATTTCGACACAT
This window encodes:
- the LOC110485224 gene encoding E3 ubiquitin-protein ligase rnf146 gives rise to the protein MASCGEVDHSVSSLPSSKKGSGDSACSGSSGSSPALPVPECAICLQSCVHPVQLPCRHVFCFLCVKGASWQSKRCALCRQEVPEDFLEHPTLLSPEELKTGGRAAAGDNAWYYEGRNGWWQYDERTSRELEDAFSKGKKTAEMLIAGFLYVADLENMVQYRRNEHGRRRKIKRDVVDIPKKGVAGLRLDTEGGTQGSAAAGRGNSADGADTSAASVQQAAASPATSTVLSAPARPPTSLGGQPGSPTSPSLEDTLALLHISPTDAPERAEVGEGEEGEEEATATPSMSSGPNTSVDGSGDWSDDDEGDGEAVEPREQRLHLGESPEDRSPPGAEASSSSVRSRRPDGQCTEV